The following coding sequences lie in one Streptomyces sp. NBC_00510 genomic window:
- a CDS encoding OFA family MFS transporter — protein MASTGVPDVLTRARTIAPPGWSRWLVPPAALSIHLAIGQAYAWSVFKPPLESSLGLSGTQSALPFQLAIVMLGLSAAFGGTLVERNGPRWAMCVSALCFSSGFLISALGAATRQYWLIVLGYGLVGGIGLGIGYISPVSTLIKWFPDRPGLATGIAIMGFGGGALIASPWSTQLLSSFGADSSGIGQTFLVMGLVYAVFMSFGVLLVRVPADDWRPAGWTPATDAVRPLVTTAQVSARNALRTPQFWCLWVVLCMNVTAGIGILEKAAPMITDFFANTSTPVTATAAAGFVGLLSLGNMLGRITWSSTSDLVGRKNIYRLYLGAGALLYLLIALLGDDSKPLFIIAAAVILSFYGGGFATVPAYLKDLFGTYQVGAIHGRLLTAWSTAGVLGPLIVNAIADHEKSAGRTGPDLYSTSFVIMMVLLVIGFVANELVRPVHPRHHDGPSAEPKATTGPESQGAVR, from the coding sequence ATGGCGTCAACGGGCGTACCCGACGTCCTCACCCGTGCCCGCACCATCGCACCGCCGGGCTGGAGCCGCTGGCTGGTACCGCCGGCCGCACTCTCCATCCACCTCGCCATCGGGCAGGCGTACGCCTGGAGCGTGTTCAAACCCCCGCTGGAGTCCTCGCTCGGGCTGAGCGGCACCCAGTCCGCGCTGCCGTTCCAGCTCGCGATCGTCATGCTCGGGCTGTCGGCCGCGTTCGGCGGCACGCTCGTCGAGCGCAACGGGCCCCGGTGGGCCATGTGCGTCTCGGCCCTCTGCTTCTCCTCCGGTTTCCTCATCTCGGCCCTGGGCGCCGCCACGCGCCAGTACTGGCTGATCGTCCTCGGTTACGGCCTCGTCGGCGGCATAGGCCTCGGCATCGGCTACATCTCGCCGGTCTCCACGCTCATCAAGTGGTTCCCCGACAGGCCCGGGCTCGCCACGGGCATCGCCATCATGGGCTTCGGCGGCGGCGCGCTCATCGCGTCGCCCTGGTCGACGCAGTTGCTGTCCTCCTTCGGCGCCGACTCCTCCGGCATCGGGCAGACCTTCCTGGTGATGGGCCTGGTCTACGCGGTCTTCATGAGCTTCGGGGTGCTGCTGGTCCGGGTCCCCGCGGACGACTGGCGGCCGGCCGGCTGGACCCCGGCGACCGACGCCGTGCGCCCGCTCGTCACCACCGCGCAGGTGTCGGCGCGCAACGCGCTGCGCACCCCGCAGTTCTGGTGCCTGTGGGTGGTGCTCTGCATGAACGTGACGGCGGGCATCGGCATCCTGGAGAAGGCCGCGCCGATGATCACCGACTTCTTCGCGAACACCTCCACCCCGGTGACGGCCACCGCCGCCGCCGGTTTCGTCGGCCTGCTGTCGCTGGGCAACATGCTCGGCCGGATCACCTGGTCCTCCACCTCCGACCTGGTCGGGCGGAAGAACATCTACCGCCTCTACCTCGGCGCGGGGGCGCTGCTGTACCTGCTCATCGCCCTGCTCGGCGACGACTCCAAGCCGCTGTTCATCATCGCCGCCGCCGTCATCCTGTCCTTCTACGGCGGCGGGTTCGCCACCGTGCCCGCCTACCTCAAGGACCTCTTCGGGACGTACCAGGTGGGCGCGATCCACGGACGGCTGCTGACCGCCTGGTCCACGGCCGGCGTGCTCGGGCCGCTGATCGTGAACGCGATCGCCGACCACGAGAAGTCGGCGGGACGGACGGGACCCGACCTCTACTCCACGTCCTTCGTCATCATGATGGTGCTGCTGGTGATCGGCTTCGTCGCCAACGAGCTGGTACGACCGGTCCATCCGCGCCACCATGACGGACCGTCCGCCGAGCCCAAGGCCACGACCGGACCCGAGTCGCAAGGAGCCGTCCGATGA